A window from Mya arenaria isolate MELC-2E11 chromosome 9, ASM2691426v1 encodes these proteins:
- the LOC128245480 gene encoding uncharacterized protein LOC128245480, with the protein MDKARKKDTDRIQRWREDIDAAKLTLAETKSRLEAQDKNANHIYVTARHAQQILGDMQTLIKKVETENMVTRYKFSRDKKTEDLLMWEDVIGKVIEHLDFFTTKWNRATDINIMTPEDTKTCLIRGSAVLRPDTLLLADLYNQCLKTLDLTTGKVTSRLSLYEKPWDVCVLPEDRAAVTLSYGHQTKVQFINTGNALETDKYIVVSAFCRGIAHQDGRLYLTFPHTSPRIEVRTMNGDVLQTIGNSPLQDKVFYGPSFLTISRDDISTIYVSDKNRTLLQMSLQGEVLQKKSYEELVDLGGLADVGGGQVIVCCSNTVMVISGLDGRMKTILETNDGMKRPYTVAYCPTNKKLLVGGNDNRVNVYDLANQ; encoded by the exons ATGGACAAAGCAAGAAAGAAAGACACAGACCGTATACAGAGATGGCGGGAAGATATAGACGCTGCGAAATTAACACTGGCTGAGACGAAATCTAGGCTAGAGGCGCAGGACAAAAACGCTAACCACATTTATGTAACAGCTAGACATGCACAACAGATACTGGGTGATATGCAAACATTGATAAAGAAAGTTGAGACGGAAAACATGGTGACGCGATATAAGTTTAGTCGAGATAAGAAGACCGAAGACCTGCTGATGTGGGAAGACGTGATAGGGAAGGTTATTGAACATTTAG acTTCTTTACGACTAAGTGGAACCGTGCAACTGACATAAACATTATGACTCCGGAAGACACAAAAACATGCTTGATAAGAGGCTCGGCCGTGCTTAGGCCCGATACCCTCCTCCTTGCTGACCTTTACAACCAATGTCTGAAAACGTTAGACCTGACCACCGGTAAGGTGACGTCACGTCTGTCGCTATACGAAAAACCCTGGGATGTCTGCGTGCTGCCGGAGGACAGGGCCGCCGTCACTCTATCTTATGGGCATCAGACCAAGGTTCAGTTTATCAACACTGGGAATGCACTGGAAACAGACAAATATATTGTAGTGTCGGCATTTTGCAGGGGAATAGCACACCAGGATGGTAGGCTTTACTTGACATTTCCACACACGTCGCCTCGAATAGAAGTAAGAACTATGAATGGAGATGTTTTACAAACCATTGGTAATTCACCGCTTCAAGACAAAGTATTTTATGGTCCGTCTTTCTTGACCATAAGTCGCGACGATATTAGCACCATATATGTATCGGACAAAAACCGAACGTTATTGCAGATGAGCCTGCAGGGGGAAGTGcttcaaaaaaaatcttacgaGGAACTGGTTGATCTTGGCGGCCTCGCGGACGTGGGTGGGGGACAGGTGATCGTTTGTTGCAGCAACACCGTAATGGTGATTTCCGGGCTTGATGGTAGAATGAAGACTATACTGGAGACGAACGATGGGATGAAGCGTCCGTACACAGTGGCTTACTGTCCGACAAATAAAAAACTCCTCGTTGGAGGGAATGATAATCGTGTAAATGTTTACGACCTTGCAAATCAGTAA